Proteins from one Bacteroides zhangwenhongii genomic window:
- a CDS encoding HAD family hydrolase, which yields MKKLAIFDLDGTLLNTIADLAHSTNYALNKLGYPTHEIEKYNFMVGNGINKLFERALPEGEKTEENVLRVRKEFIPYYDIHNADDSRPYPGVPELLTDLQSAGIQIAVASNKYQAATEKLIAHYFPNIHFTAVFGQREGISVKPDPTVVFDILKLANVEKDEVLYIGDSGVDMQTAANAGVTACGVTWGFRPKSELEEFKPTYIVNTTEKILSLFTLIPS from the coding sequence ATGAAGAAACTAGCAATATTCGATTTGGATGGTACATTGCTAAATACGATCGCCGATCTGGCACACAGTACCAACTATGCTCTAAATAAATTAGGATATCCCACGCATGAAATAGAAAAGTATAACTTCATGGTAGGAAACGGTATCAACAAACTCTTTGAACGTGCCCTGCCCGAAGGAGAAAAAACAGAGGAAAATGTACTCCGTGTCCGCAAAGAGTTTATTCCTTATTATGATATTCACAATGCGGATGATAGCCGCCCCTATCCGGGGGTTCCAGAGTTATTGACCGACCTGCAGTCCGCCGGCATTCAGATTGCTGTAGCTTCCAATAAATATCAGGCCGCTACGGAGAAACTGATAGCTCACTACTTTCCGAACATTCATTTCACTGCCGTGTTCGGTCAACGGGAAGGAATCAGTGTAAAGCCCGACCCTACGGTTGTCTTCGATATATTAAAGTTGGCCAATGTAGAAAAAGACGAAGTTCTCTACATAGGAGACTCCGGAGTAGATATGCAAACGGCCGCCAATGCAGGAGTAACCGCTTGTGGGGTAACATGGGGCTTTCGTCCAAAAAGCGAACTGGAAGAATTCAAACCGACATATATCGTAAATACTACAGAAAAGATTTTATCACTTTTTACCCTCATACCCTCATAA
- a CDS encoding right-handed parallel beta-helix repeat-containing protein: MKRISLFLLFFIGYYLSLPATNYFVATNGSDTNSGTIEKPFATLRKAQSKVVAGDTVYIRRGTYKITESEVMEHHTAGSTTWSRVFKMDKSGTGKDKRICYSGYKNERPVFDLSEVKPVNERVIVFYVSGSYLHFRNMEVVGTQVTITEHTQSECFRNEGGSNNIYEHLSMHDGMAIGFYIVTGKDNLVLNCDAYNNYDPVSDSGRGGNVDGFGGHLTSESYTGNVFRGCRAWYNSDDGFDLINCKAAFTIDNCWSFLNGYTKEGDKAGDGTGFKSGGYGMSDNPKVPKEIPMHTVQYCLAYKNKNKGFYANHHLGGIAWYNNTGYQNPSNFCMLNRKSASEKVDVPGYGHIIKNNISYMPRSAGKHLIDVDETLCEIVNNSFAPESYELTSADFISLEDTELMNPRQADGTLPDIGFLKITASSVLYGKGMGYESGGQVPVPDEERFGWLEAAAIAVEDNMASVVGPDAELFTSFFVNNNRVSFTERKVDLSSYQGLVMLEARAANGTIVRLKVNK; this comes from the coding sequence ATGAAACGAATCAGCCTTTTTCTTCTTTTTTTTATAGGATACTACCTTTCTCTTCCGGCAACAAATTATTTTGTGGCTACGAATGGTAGCGATACCAACAGTGGAACAATAGAGAAACCTTTTGCCACTTTGAGGAAAGCACAATCGAAAGTGGTTGCCGGAGATACTGTTTATATCCGTCGGGGGACATACAAGATAACGGAGTCTGAGGTGATGGAACACCATACGGCGGGGAGTACTACCTGGAGCCGTGTCTTTAAAATGGATAAAAGCGGGACGGGGAAGGATAAGCGGATTTGCTACTCCGGCTATAAGAACGAACGTCCGGTATTCGACCTTTCGGAAGTAAAGCCCGTCAATGAACGGGTTATTGTGTTTTATGTAAGCGGTTCGTATCTGCACTTCAGAAATATGGAAGTAGTGGGCACGCAAGTGACAATCACAGAACATACACAGTCCGAATGTTTCCGTAATGAAGGAGGCAGTAACAATATCTATGAGCATTTGTCCATGCACGATGGCATGGCTATCGGCTTTTATATAGTGACGGGCAAAGATAATCTGGTGCTGAATTGCGATGCATACAATAATTATGATCCTGTATCCGATAGCGGAAGAGGAGGAAATGTGGACGGCTTCGGAGGCCATCTGACTTCGGAATCCTATACGGGTAATGTGTTTCGGGGATGTCGTGCCTGGTACAATAGTGATGATGGGTTCGATTTAATTAATTGCAAGGCGGCTTTTACCATTGATAATTGCTGGTCTTTTCTGAATGGATATACGAAGGAGGGGGATAAGGCCGGAGATGGAACCGGATTTAAATCAGGAGGTTATGGTATGAGTGATAATCCAAAGGTGCCGAAGGAGATTCCGATGCATACTGTTCAGTATTGTCTGGCTTATAAGAATAAAAACAAAGGGTTCTATGCCAATCATCATCTGGGAGGGATTGCCTGGTATAATAACACGGGCTACCAAAACCCGTCCAATTTCTGTATGTTGAACAGGAAAAGTGCATCCGAAAAAGTTGATGTGCCGGGTTATGGTCATATTATAAAGAATAACATATCTTATATGCCTCGAAGCGCGGGCAAACACTTGATAGACGTGGATGAAACGCTGTGCGAGATTGTGAACAACTCTTTTGCTCCCGAAAGTTATGAACTGACTTCTGCCGACTTTATAAGTCTTGAAGATACGGAACTGATGAATCCGCGTCAGGCGGACGGAACTTTGCCGGATATTGGCTTTCTGAAAATAACGGCAAGCAGCGTGCTTTATGGCAAAGGCATGGGATATGAGTCCGGAGGGCAAGTTCCAGTTCCCGACGAAGAACGATTCGGTTGGCTGGAGGCTGCCGCTATCGCAGTGGAAGATAATATGGCAAGTGTGGTAGGACCGGATGCAGAATTGTTTACCAGTTTTTTTGTGAACAACAATCGCGTATCGTTTACGGAAAGAAAAGTTGACCTTTCTTCCTATCAGGGACTTGTAATGTTGGAAGCGAGGGCTGCCAACGGTACTATTGTCCGGTTAAAAGTAAACAAATAA
- a CDS encoding O-antigen ligase family protein produces MFNLDRNTVFSSLMGILIISLIINRFTEFYNASVVFPVLGTLVVGGILVFSILFNRIVPFVQLHWIDLMVGAGITCMIVDYLLGNSGLWQLGCLCVLILYCILRLIRKINYVVIYIGVMLAAFLLATIGYLQLFKILPSGNSHFSITGHYHNPAVYAGVMSLLLCVIVGFIIYTFGYSFYRKIRNISYCIFVFCFPVFICVDSRAAWVALIVSVCWGILRIYRLQIRILYKSYLPVMLVLFFALSLLASYGLYKYRSDSVDGRILIGKVGIEMIKNKPLTGFGAGGFAGNYMYYQARYLKEKGTEREKYLAGSTHLAFNEPLRLLVEYGIAGLLIYVILIYYILQSRRNHLIIRLSQMLLMSVFIWGLFAYPNRVFPIILFTVLALALLVRLDKVKRKKIHLTSRCFVVIKVVFLFLVLLLGHGISNMLLDYHQLYFLTHSSPNTLSEKTLSEYNKLEHWMSNEIGFYYHYCLVLNRYRKDELLKDKLSFLISRFPSPTVFVLKGDVHKRLKEFIEAEESYKMAHWMMPTLQTPRGKLAFLYQETGRKREALLLANELLTEKVKVYGFATHDLHLKLKEVFSEQLTKSLIKKK; encoded by the coding sequence ATGTTTAATTTAGACAGGAATACGGTATTTTCATCTTTGATGGGAATATTAATAATTTCTTTAATTATTAATCGTTTTACAGAATTTTACAATGCATCTGTTGTTTTTCCTGTTTTAGGTACATTAGTGGTTGGCGGGATTTTAGTCTTTTCTATTCTATTCAACCGTATAGTACCTTTTGTGCAACTCCATTGGATTGATTTAATGGTAGGAGCGGGAATAACTTGTATGATAGTAGATTATTTGTTGGGGAATAGTGGTTTGTGGCAACTTGGTTGTTTATGTGTACTCATTCTCTATTGTATTTTACGATTGATTAGAAAAATAAATTATGTTGTGATTTATATAGGAGTAATGCTGGCAGCCTTTTTGCTTGCTACTATAGGCTATTTGCAACTTTTTAAGATTTTGCCGTCCGGTAATTCTCATTTTTCTATTACTGGTCATTATCATAATCCGGCTGTTTATGCAGGTGTTATGTCTTTACTTCTTTGTGTGATAGTAGGATTTATTATCTATACTTTTGGATATTCGTTTTATAGGAAAATACGAAATATATCATATTGCATTTTTGTTTTTTGTTTCCCGGTTTTTATTTGTGTCGATTCAAGAGCGGCATGGGTAGCTCTGATTGTAAGTGTATGTTGGGGCATATTGAGAATCTATAGACTTCAGATAAGGATATTGTATAAATCTTATCTTCCAGTGATGCTTGTTCTTTTTTTTGCATTGAGTTTGTTGGCTTCTTATGGTCTTTATAAATATAGATCTGATTCAGTAGATGGGCGAATACTAATAGGAAAAGTGGGTATTGAGATGATAAAGAATAAACCTCTAACAGGATTTGGTGCAGGAGGATTTGCTGGAAATTATATGTATTATCAAGCCCGTTATTTGAAAGAAAAAGGGACAGAACGTGAAAAATATTTGGCGGGAAGCACTCATTTAGCTTTTAATGAACCATTGAGATTATTGGTTGAATATGGCATTGCAGGGCTGTTGATTTATGTCATTTTGATATATTATATTTTGCAATCAAGAAGAAATCATTTGATTATTAGGTTATCACAGATGTTGTTGATGTCTGTTTTTATTTGGGGACTTTTTGCTTATCCTAATCGTGTATTTCCTATTATTTTGTTTACGGTGTTAGCTTTGGCATTGTTGGTCAGGTTGGATAAAGTAAAACGGAAAAAAATACATTTAACTTCTCGTTGTTTTGTGGTTATCAAAGTTGTCTTTTTATTTTTAGTATTGCTATTGGGTCATGGTATTTCAAATATGTTGCTAGATTATCACCAACTGTATTTTTTAACTCATTCTTCTCCAAATACGCTGTCTGAAAAAACACTTAGTGAATACAATAAATTGGAACATTGGATGTCAAACGAAATAGGTTTTTACTATCACTATTGTTTGGTTTTAAATAGATATAGAAAAGATGAACTTTTAAAAGATAAATTGTCTTTTCTGATATCCCGTTTCCCTTCACCGACAGTATTTGTGTTGAAAGGGGATGTACACAAACGATTAAAGGAATTTATTGAAGCAGAAGAATCATATAAAATGGCTCATTGGATGATGCCTACACTTCAAACTCCTAGAGGAAAGCTTGCTTTTTTATACCAAGAAACAGGAAGAAAGCGAGAGGCACTTTTATTAGCAAATGAATTATTAACAGAAAAGGTTAAAGTCTATGGCTTTGCAACACATGATTTGCACCTTAAACTGAAAGAAGTATTTAGTGAACAGTTAACTAAAAGTTTAATTAAAAAAAAGTAA
- a CDS encoding DUF5043 domain-containing protein: MKIYIICIAYLLFCSTMVAQNYYYNVDKTFKENGYTYQCDVLEKAKFVTLYNKENKFTYVNQVDRHTEQVISIEENMQEKQLEDDSWTKQKCYSIINGAFSKEEKLRVKGRSFGITMFIDPNTGKIAEVNYKFTCMNPYATIPISVFRQIEVELKKYVWFVPTELGKRRNYIIVGWRHEVR, from the coding sequence ATGAAAATTTACATAATTTGTATTGCATATTTATTGTTCTGTTCAACGATGGTTGCTCAAAACTACTATTATAATGTTGACAAAACTTTTAAAGAAAATGGTTACACTTATCAATGTGATGTATTAGAAAAAGCTAAATTTGTTACCCTTTATAATAAGGAAAACAAATTCACTTATGTTAACCAGGTTGATAGACATACGGAACAAGTAATTTCTATTGAAGAAAATATGCAAGAAAAACAACTGGAAGATGATTCTTGGACAAAACAAAAATGTTATTCTATAATAAATGGAGCTTTTTCAAAAGAAGAAAAGTTACGGGTGAAAGGTCGTAGTTTTGGAATAACAATGTTTATAGATCCAAATACGGGGAAAATTGCAGAGGTGAACTATAAGTTTACTTGTATGAATCCTTATGCAACTATTCCTATTTCTGTTTTTCGCCAAATAGAAGTTGAATTGAAGAAGTACGTCTGGTTCGTTCCAACAGAGCTCGGGAAAAGACGAAACTATATTATAGTGGGATGGCGACATGAAGTGAGATGA